In Numidum massiliense, a single window of DNA contains:
- a CDS encoding DUF4176 domain-containing protein codes for MLPIGSVICLHDGTVPLMIVGRKTVVGNDSMTEDVYFDY; via the coding sequence ATGCTGCCGATCGGGTCTGTCATATGTCTTCACGATGGAACTGTCCCGTTAATGATCGTCGGTCGGAAAACTGTCGTCGGTAACGACAGCATGACCGAGGATGTTTACTTTGACTAT